In Luteitalea sp. TBR-22, one genomic interval encodes:
- a CDS encoding response regulator has protein sequence MRLMLSRMLQDLGFEVAQAGHGREALTHLQQHEDTDLALVDWNMPEMNGLELVEAVRQDTRFANLRMMMVTTETEMSQMARALGAGANEYVMKPFTRDVIADKLRLLGLTQ, from the coding sequence ATGCGCCTGATGCTGTCCCGGATGCTGCAGGACCTCGGCTTCGAGGTCGCACAGGCGGGGCATGGCCGCGAGGCCCTGACCCACCTGCAGCAGCACGAGGACACCGATCTCGCGCTGGTCGACTGGAACATGCCGGAGATGAACGGGCTCGAGCTGGTGGAGGCGGTGCGGCAGGACACGCGGTTTGCCAACCTCCGCATGATGATGGTGACCACCGAGACCGAGATGTCGCAGATGGCCCGCGCCCTCGGCGCCGGCGCCAACGAGTACGTGATGAAGCCCTTCACGCGCGACGTGATCGCGGACAAGCTGCGCCTGCTCGGACTGACCCAGTAG
- a CDS encoding chemotaxis response regulator protein-glutamate methylesterase, with amino-acid sequence MSRIRVLIVDDAVVVRRLVSDALADDPEIEVVGTAANGRIALQKIPQVNPDVVTMDVEMPELNGIETVRALRPTYPKLPVIMFSTLTERGGTATLDALAAGASDYVTKPANVGSVALAQQRVREDLIPRIKTLAGRIVVPVAAARPTAPPVPPAPRGAATSARPSHLGDARPSIVAIGVSTGGPNALAALIPSLPADLRVPVVITQHMPPMFTRLLAERLNQQSPLEVREGAPGMLVTPGTVTIAPGDYHMVLERQGTEVRVALNQDPPENSCRPAVDPMFRSVVALYGHRTLGVILTGMGQDGLRGCEGIRDAGGQVLAQDEASSVVWGMPGFVVRAGLADKVLPLPDIAAEITRRVTATTTTGWIASQPVIPRDSRRTEVV; translated from the coding sequence ATGTCCCGCATCCGTGTGCTCATCGTGGACGATGCCGTCGTCGTGAGGCGACTGGTCTCCGATGCGCTGGCCGACGATCCCGAGATCGAGGTGGTCGGCACCGCGGCCAACGGCCGCATCGCCCTGCAGAAGATCCCGCAGGTCAATCCCGATGTCGTCACGATGGATGTGGAGATGCCGGAGCTCAACGGCATCGAGACCGTCCGCGCGCTGCGGCCGACGTACCCGAAGCTGCCGGTGATCATGTTCAGCACGCTCACCGAGCGTGGCGGCACGGCGACGCTCGATGCCCTCGCGGCGGGCGCCTCCGACTACGTGACCAAGCCGGCCAACGTCGGCAGCGTGGCGCTCGCGCAGCAGCGCGTCCGCGAGGACCTGATCCCGCGCATCAAGACGCTGGCGGGCCGGATCGTGGTGCCGGTGGCGGCTGCAAGGCCGACCGCGCCGCCCGTTCCCCCGGCGCCCCGGGGCGCCGCCACGTCGGCTCGCCCGTCGCATCTCGGCGACGCGCGCCCGTCGATCGTCGCCATCGGCGTGTCCACGGGAGGGCCGAACGCGTTGGCGGCGCTCATCCCGTCCCTGCCGGCCGACCTGCGGGTGCCGGTGGTGATCACGCAGCACATGCCGCCGATGTTCACGCGGCTGCTGGCCGAGCGACTGAACCAGCAATCGCCCCTCGAGGTACGCGAAGGCGCCCCCGGCATGCTCGTGACGCCGGGGACGGTGACGATCGCGCCCGGCGACTACCACATGGTGCTCGAGCGCCAGGGCACGGAGGTGCGCGTGGCACTCAACCAGGACCCGCCGGAGAACTCCTGCCGGCCCGCCGTCGATCCCATGTTCCGGTCGGTGGTGGCCCTCTACGGCCACCGCACGCTGGGGGTGATCCTCACGGGCATGGGGCAGGACGGGCTGCGCGGGTGCGAGGGCATCCGCGATGCCGGAGGGCAGGTCCTGGCACAGGACGAGGCCAGCAGCGTCGTGTGGGGCATGCCCGGATTCGTCGTCCGCGCGGGGCTCGCCGACAAGGTGCTGCCGCTGCCGGACATCGCCGCAGAGATCACGCGGCGCGTGACTGCGACTACGACGACCGGCTGGATCGCATCCCAGCCGGTGATCCCCCGCGACAGCCGTCGCACGGAAGTGGTGTGA
- a CDS encoding methyl-accepting chemotaxis protein, which translates to MSTATVAAVPLTTLFERLGGVPAIKAAVDAFYVRVLADEALAPHFAGVNMRWLKGRQNAFFIQALGGPQVYRGRDMKTAHAHLAITAEDFGRVATHLSAALAEVGVPAPLVAEVIAAVAPLQSDVVNTTAAATTPRPVPQGGTRSRKKESSMANGRFKGGVMAAVAEENISAAQAVAGESEVAKYREQLATIQDELARNTAMLDLAPINIMYVDLDLTLRYMNPASTQTLRTLEHLLPVKVDDMIGTSIDVFHKNPAHQRRLLADPKNLPYHAQIHVGPETLELEVHAVTDRAGAYIGAMATWAVVTEKLKLEAEMARVMSMMESAPINIMYADRDLCIRYVNAASKATLKTIEHLLPIKADQILGQNIDIFHKNPSHQRRMLADPTNLPHKANIRLGEETLELQVSAVRDHKGEYVGTMVSWAVITDSVRLAEEARLSRERERQAAQELQQKVDAILDVVNAAAAGDLTREVPVHGADAIGQMGEGLQKFLADLRASVGAIAHNAQTLASSSEELTAVATQMGANAEETSAQANVVSAASEEVSRNVQTVATGTEEMGASIREIAKNANDAAKVATQAVRVAETTNSTVAKLGESSAEIGKVIKVITSIAQQTNLLALNATIEAARAGEAGKGFAVVANEVKELAKETAKATEDISQKIEAIQGDTRGATQAIAEISAIINQINDISNTIASAVEEQTATTNEIARNVTEAARGSAEIAQNITGVAQAARSTSDGASDSQNAASGLARMASELQQLISRFRY; encoded by the coding sequence GACGAGGCCCTCGCGCCCCACTTCGCCGGCGTCAACATGCGCTGGCTCAAGGGCCGGCAGAACGCCTTCTTCATCCAGGCGCTCGGCGGGCCGCAGGTGTACCGGGGGCGCGACATGAAGACGGCGCACGCGCACCTGGCGATCACGGCAGAGGACTTCGGGCGGGTCGCCACGCACCTGTCGGCCGCCCTCGCCGAGGTCGGGGTGCCGGCGCCACTGGTGGCCGAAGTGATCGCGGCGGTCGCGCCGCTGCAGTCGGATGTCGTCAACACCACGGCCGCGGCCACGACGCCGCGCCCGGTCCCGCAGGGCGGGACGCGTTCCCGCAAGAAGGAGTCCTCGATGGCCAACGGTCGGTTCAAGGGCGGGGTCATGGCGGCCGTCGCCGAAGAGAACATCTCGGCGGCGCAGGCAGTGGCGGGGGAGAGCGAGGTCGCGAAGTACCGCGAGCAGCTCGCGACGATCCAGGACGAGCTGGCGCGCAACACGGCGATGCTCGATCTCGCGCCGATCAACATCATGTACGTGGACCTCGACCTGACGCTCCGCTACATGAACCCGGCGTCGACGCAGACGCTCAGGACGCTCGAGCACCTGCTGCCCGTCAAGGTCGACGACATGATCGGCACGTCGATCGACGTCTTCCACAAGAACCCCGCGCACCAGCGGCGGCTGCTCGCCGACCCGAAGAACCTGCCGTACCACGCGCAGATCCACGTCGGTCCGGAGACCCTCGAGCTCGAGGTCCACGCCGTCACCGACCGCGCCGGCGCCTACATCGGCGCGATGGCGACCTGGGCGGTCGTGACCGAGAAGCTGAAGCTCGAGGCCGAGATGGCGCGCGTGATGAGCATGATGGAGAGCGCGCCCATCAACATCATGTACGCGGATCGCGACCTCTGCATCCGCTACGTGAATGCCGCCTCGAAGGCGACGCTCAAGACCATCGAACACCTCCTGCCCATCAAGGCCGACCAGATCCTCGGGCAGAACATCGACATCTTCCACAAGAACCCGTCGCACCAGCGCCGGATGCTCGCCGACCCGACCAACCTGCCGCACAAGGCCAACATCCGCCTCGGCGAGGAGACCCTCGAGCTGCAGGTGAGCGCCGTCCGCGACCACAAGGGCGAGTACGTCGGCACGATGGTCAGCTGGGCCGTGATCACCGACAGCGTGCGACTGGCCGAGGAAGCCCGCCTGTCGCGGGAGCGGGAGCGGCAGGCCGCGCAGGAGCTGCAGCAGAAGGTCGACGCGATCCTCGACGTGGTCAATGCCGCGGCGGCCGGCGACCTGACGCGCGAGGTGCCCGTGCACGGCGCCGACGCCATCGGCCAGATGGGCGAGGGGCTGCAGAAGTTCCTCGCCGACCTGCGCGCCAGCGTCGGGGCGATCGCCCACAACGCGCAGACCCTGGCGAGCTCGTCGGAGGAACTCACGGCGGTCGCGACGCAGATGGGCGCCAACGCCGAGGAGACCTCCGCGCAGGCCAACGTCGTGTCGGCGGCCTCCGAGGAAGTCTCGCGCAACGTCCAGACGGTGGCCACCGGCACCGAGGAGATGGGCGCGAGCATCCGCGAGATCGCCAAGAACGCCAACGACGCCGCCAAGGTGGCGACGCAGGCGGTGCGCGTGGCCGAGACCACCAACAGCACCGTGGCCAAGCTCGGGGAGAGCAGCGCCGAGATCGGCAAGGTGATCAAGGTGATCACCTCGATTGCGCAGCAGACCAACCTGCTGGCCCTCAACGCCACCATCGAGGCGGCGCGGGCCGGCGAGGCCGGCAAGGGCTTCGCGGTAGTCGCCAACGAGGTCAAGGAGCTGGCCAAGGAGACCGCCAAGGCGACCGAGGACATCAGCCAGAAGATCGAGGCGATTCAGGGCGACACGCGCGGGGCGACGCAGGCGATTGCCGAGATCAGCGCGATCATCAACCAGATCAACGACATCTCGAACACGATCGCCAGCGCGGTGGAGGAGCAGACGGCCACCACCAACGAGATCGCCCGCAACGTCACCGAGGCCGCACGCGGCAGCGCCGAGATCGCGCAGAACATCACAGGCGTCGCCCAGGCGGCGCGCAGCACGAGCGACGGCGCCTCCGACTCGCAGAACGCGGCGTCGGGCCTGGCGCGCATGGCCTCCGAGCTGCAGCAGCTCATCTCGCGCTTCCGCTACTGA
- the hemA gene encoding glutamyl-tRNA reductase — protein sequence MSLVLLGVDFRQAALDLRVALSYDAPAARALLARAREVEGLREAAILSTCNRTEFYLVVDHQDAAARWLQLLRRDRPTARATDPACLLTRHVDAAAAGHLFAVAAGLDSAILGDAHVNGQVKRAYDQAREAGTLGPVLHRAFQQAFAVAKRVRRETALGRGHVSIGGCVAHQLAYAAPLARRVSIIGTGAVATDVARHLAKRGIYDLTIVSKDRGRATELATHVGGRGAVVPQLEDWLADADVVIGATGTSVPVLTSAMLALAGSASSARQGHRPSRLVVCDLGVPRNVDADIEARVFTIDDIRARQDAALTARESAVPAARRLVDAAVEGWTAWHRERALVPAIVGLYARERARREEMAARLWGRAGRAQVHLDARLRRAGRQLLHRQVVALRAKAAGYPGTPGGPAARVTVQG from the coding sequence ATGTCCCTCGTCCTGCTCGGCGTCGACTTCCGTCAGGCGGCCCTCGATCTCCGGGTGGCCCTGTCCTACGACGCGCCGGCGGCGCGCGCCCTGCTCGCGCGGGCCCGCGAAGTCGAGGGGCTGCGCGAGGCCGCCATCCTCTCGACCTGCAACCGCACGGAGTTCTACCTGGTGGTCGACCACCAGGACGCCGCCGCGCGTTGGCTGCAGCTGCTGCGGCGCGACCGCCCGACGGCACGCGCGACCGATCCGGCGTGCCTGCTGACGCGCCACGTCGACGCGGCGGCCGCCGGCCATCTCTTCGCCGTGGCGGCGGGACTCGACTCGGCCATCCTCGGCGATGCCCACGTCAATGGCCAGGTCAAGCGCGCCTACGACCAGGCCCGCGAGGCCGGCACGCTCGGGCCCGTCCTGCATCGCGCCTTCCAGCAGGCCTTCGCCGTGGCCAAGCGGGTGCGGCGCGAGACGGCGCTCGGTCGCGGGCACGTGAGCATCGGCGGCTGTGTCGCGCACCAGCTCGCGTACGCGGCGCCGCTGGCCCGCCGGGTGAGCATCATCGGGACGGGCGCCGTGGCGACCGACGTGGCTCGCCACCTGGCCAAGCGCGGCATCTACGACCTGACGATCGTCAGCAAGGATCGGGGCAGGGCCACCGAGCTGGCCACCCACGTCGGCGGCCGCGGCGCGGTGGTGCCGCAGTTGGAGGACTGGCTCGCCGATGCCGATGTTGTAATTGGCGCGACCGGTACCTCGGTGCCGGTCCTGACCTCCGCCATGCTCGCACTCGCCGGAAGCGCCTCGTCCGCACGCCAGGGCCACCGGCCATCGCGCCTGGTGGTCTGCGATCTCGGCGTGCCGCGCAACGTCGACGCCGACATCGAGGCGCGGGTCTTCACCATCGACGACATCCGGGCGCGGCAGGACGCGGCCCTGACGGCGCGCGAGTCGGCCGTGCCCGCGGCCCGTCGCCTGGTCGACGCGGCGGTGGAAGGCTGGACCGCCTGGCACAGGGAGCGCGCGCTCGTGCCGGCCATCGTCGGACTGTACGCGCGTGAACGGGCCCGCCGCGAGGAGATGGCGGCGAGGCTGTGGGGGCGGGCTGGCCGGGCGCAGGTGCACCTCGACGCGCGCCTCCGGCGGGCGGGCCGTCAGTTGCTGCATCGACAGGTCGTGGCCCTGCGCGCCAAGGCGGCAGGGTATCCAGGGACACCCGGCGGCCCCGCCGCGCGCGTCACCGTGCAGGGATGA